The proteins below are encoded in one region of Apostichopus japonicus isolate 1M-3 chromosome 22, ASM3797524v1, whole genome shotgun sequence:
- the LOC139964079 gene encoding V-type proton ATPase subunit G-like, giving the protein MINTTLSSNMAAQTPGIQQLLQAEKKAAERVADARKRKAKRLKQAKEEAQEEIEQYRREREQQFQEIQQKYLGSKDDQVKAIDEETKVKIQDMDQRVLKQKEEVLKKLFDLVFEIKPELHQNYKIPTH; this is encoded by the exons ATGATTAATACGACGTTATCATCCAATATGGCGGCGCAGACACCAGGAATACAACAACTTCTGCAAGCAGAAAAGAAGGCAGCTGAACGAGTTGCTGATGCTCGAAAGC gGAAAGCAAAGAGACTGAAGCAAGCTAAAGAGGAAGCCCAGGAGGAGATTGAGCAGTATAGGAGAGAAAGAGAGCAGCAGTTTCAGGAAATTCAACAAAAA TATTTAGGATCCAAGGATGATCAGGTAAAAGCAATAGATGAAGAGACAAAGGTAAAGATCCAGGACATGGACCAGAGGGTGCTTAAGCAGAAGGAAGAAGTCCTCAAGAAACTCTTTGACCTTGTCTTTGAAATCAAACCAGAACTCCATCAAAATTACAAGATCCCTACTCACTGA